In the genome of Chryseobacterium sp. 52, the window TATTGATATCAAAATAAAATAAGTTATTCTAAAATTAAAAACTGAAAGACTGCTCTTGTTTGGGCAGTCTTTTTGTTTGATTCCTGCTCTTAGATTGCAAAAAATAAATTAAATTCGGGGAAACAAAATTGATCTTCATGATACAACTTCCTTTATCTAAACTTTCTAATGTAGGAACAACCATTTTCAGCCAGATGACCCAATTGGCCAATGAAAATGAAGCCATCAACCTTTCTCAGGGATTTCCGGATTTCATGCCGGATTCTGAATTACTTGATCATGTAGAGCATTTCATAAAAAAAGGATTCAATCAGTATGCTCCGCTCGGAGGAATGATGCCGTTAAAGGAAGAAATTGCCAGAAAAATTGAGAACAGTCACCAGGCTGTTTATCATCCGGATTCTGAGATAACAGTTACAGCAGGAGGTACCCAGGCTATTTTTACAGCCATTGCTACTTTTGTAAAAAAAGAGGATGAAGTAATCATATTTGAACCTGCTTATGATTGCTATGAACCCACTGTAGAGCTTTTTGGAGGAATCGTAAAACGCTTTGAAATGAAAGCTCCGGATTATGAAATTGACTGGAATACCGTAAAAGGTCTTGTGAGTGACAAAACCAAAATGATCATCATTAATAACCCAAATAATCCTTCAGGAAAGATTTTAAAAGAAAATGACCTGCAGGAACTGGTTAATATTGTAAAAGACACTTCTATTCTTATTCTGAGTGATGAAGTATACGAGAATATCGTGTTTGATGGAAAACAGCATTTAAGCATCTGTCAATATCCTGAACTTAAAGAAAGAAGCTTACTCGTTGCTTCATTCGGAAAACTTTTCCATGTTACAGGCTGGAAAACGGGTTATTGTGCAGCGCCAAAAAATCTTACCGATGAATTCCGGAAGGTACATCAGTTCAATGTTTTCTGTGTGAATACGCCGGTTCAGCTGGCTCTTGCGGAATACATGAAAAATGATGAGCATTATACCCACCTGAATGCATTCTTCCAGGAAAAGAGAGACTTTTTAAGAAAAGGTCTTGCAGGTACATCATTTGGTCTTCTGGATTGTGAGGGAACTTATTTCCAGGCGCTGACGTATGATAAAATTTCTGATAAAAATGATTTTGATTTCGCTTCTGAACTGACAATCAATCATAAAGTGGCAAGTGTTCCTTTTTCTTCATTTTATAAAAACAAAAGGAATGATCATGTGATCAGATTATGTTTTGCAAAAAAACAGGAGACCTTAGAAAGAGCAATAGAAAACCTTTCCAGACTCTAATCTTTATATCAGCGGAGAAAGCAGTCTGGCCAGATGTTCAAAGAAGATTTTGTATTTTGGCCTTTTTCTCCAGGATTCCAATAGAATTTCTTCACAGTCATTCATATCTTCAATAAACAAATTCTGAAGCGTTTTGTTGATCTTTTCATCAAAAACCAAGGCATTGACTTCAAAATTCAGTTCCTGACTTCTTACATCCATATTTGCCGTTCCCACGGATGAAACACAATCGTCTATAATCATCGTTTTAGCATGGAGAAAGCCTTTTTTGTAAAAGAAAACCCTTACGTTACTTTCCAGAAGTTCTTCGTAATAAGAATAAGCTGCTGCGTTGACTATCACAGAATCACCGGATTTAGGAACCATAAGCCTTACGTCAACTCCGGAAACAGCGGCTTGTTTTATCGCATTCAGTACCGTCTCAACGGGAATAAAATAGGGCGTAACAATATATATTCTTTTTTTAGCGGAAAGTACTGCTGAAGTGGTACTCAACATAATGGAAGGCTTGGTATCCGGTCCGCTGGCTGCTGTCTGAATAAGAGAACTCCCCTCCTCTTCACTTTGATGCGCAAAATAAAGCGGAGAGATCTCAGGAACTTTTTCCGTTGCAAAAATCCAGTTGCTGAAAAATAAAAACTGAAAATAAAAAGCGGCTTCTCCTTTAATATACAGATGAACATCCCTCCAGTACTGCTTTGGATTTGGGTTAATATATTTATCTGAAACATTGATTCCTCCTGTAAAAACCTCTGATCCGTCTACAATAATAATCTTTCTGTGATCTCTGTAATTGACCCTGTTGGCCAGAAGCCTGAATGTAATTTTATTAACAGGAGATACTTCTACACCGCCTTCTTTTAATCTTTTCAAAAGCTTCTTCCCTATTTTTCCGCTGCCCATATCATCATAGAGAAAACGTACGATCACTCCTTGTTCCGCTTTTTTAATCAGAAGATCAGCAAGCTTGTTTCCTATTTCATCATTATCATAAATGTAATACTCCAAATGGATATGATGGACAGCTCCTGCAAGAACTTCAAAAACTTTTTCAAATTTCCGTTCTCCGTTGATCAGAACTTCTGCTTGATTTCCTTGTGACAGCGGAGAATGACCGGCATTATACAGGAAATTGACTGTCGTCAGAAAGGTATTTATTTCCTCTTTATGCTTTTCCAGTGTTTTATGATGTGTTTCCCTGATATAAGTACTTACCGCCTGATACACCTGTTCATTCCTTTCAATTTTAAAAGTATAAAATTTGTTTTTTCTATAATTAACCCCAAAAACAAAATAGATGATAATTCCCACCACCGGAAGAAAAATGATGAGCATGAGATAAGCCAGTGTTTTGCTCGTGTTTCGGGTATCCATAATAATTTTCCCGGCCAGAAAAATAATCCCGACAAGATAAAGAGCTTCAAGCCCGAGAAGTAAATAAGGAAACTGACTGAAAAACTCTTTAATCATACTCATGAACTTTGTGGATAATAAAGATAGTGAAAAAGCAAAAGGGTAAAAAGATGAATTTACCTTTTTACCCTTTAGTTTTTTAGCGTTTATATCTTATAAAAACATTCCACCGGAAGCTTCTATTCTCTGTCCGTTGATCCATCCTGCATCTTCAGTACACAGGAATGCTACCACCCCTCCGATATCATCCGGAAGTCCTGCTCTTCCCAAAGCTGTAATACCGGATATCATTGAGTTTATATTTTCATCATCTCTGGTTCTTCCGCCTCCGAAATCTGTTTCTATAGCTCCGGGTGCTATAACATTGGCCTTGATTTTACGAGGTCCCAGCTCTTTCGCCATGTATTTTGTAAGCATTTCAACACCTGCTTTCATAGAGCCGTAAACGGATGATCCCGGTAACGCAAATCTTGCGAGTCCGGATGAAATATTAATAATTCCTCCACCGTCATTCATGAAAGGAATCATTTTCTGTGTCAGAAAGAAAACTCCTTTGAAATGTACATTAACCATATCATCAAACTGCTCTTCTGTTGTTTCTCTGATAGGAGAATATAAAGCTGTCCCTGCATTATTAATAAGGAAATCAATGTTTGAGCTTTCTGTTTCATTTTCCAGATGATCCGTCACGTTTTTCACAAATGCATCAAAGCTCTTGATATCTCTTGTATCCAATTGGAAGGCAATAGCATTCCGGCCTATTGATTTTATCTCATTAACTACAGACTCAGCTTCTTCCCTGCTGTTTTTATAAGTGATGATGACATCCAATCCTTTTTGGGCAATCTTAAGAGCTGCATTTTTTCCAAGTCCGCGGCTTCCACCGGTTACTAATGCAATTTTTGTTTTTGTATTCATTTTTTATATTATTTATTTTAAATATTTAATGGTACAAAGTTGAAGAATTTTGCAGGGAAAACCTTTGCCTGAATCAATCTGAAATTTGCAAAATTCAAATCAAGAGCGGAATTCCATCGGGGTAAACGATGTTTTTCTTTTAAAAAAGTTGGAAAAGTGAGCTATTTCTTCAAAACCCAGTGCATAAGAAACCTCAGAAACATTCCATTTGGTCTGTCGGAGCAGGATCTTAGCTTCCTGAACCATACGGTCTGCAATAAATTCTGTCGTTGTCTTTCCGGTACTTTCTTTTAATTTTTTATTCAAATAATTCACATGAACAGCAAGTCTGTCTGCATAATCTTTTGCTGTCTTCAACTGAAGCCTCTGGTCTGAGGATTCAATAGGAAACTGCCTTTCCAGAAGTTCTATAAATAAGGAGACCACTCTTAATGAAGCGTCATTTGAAGTAGAAAGTTTGGCTGCAGGCTGAAGTTTTTGTCCATAATGAATCAGCTCCAGAACATAATTTCTGATGAGATCATATTTGAACACATAATCGGAAGCTATTTCCTTTTTTATTTTTGTAAAAAGAGTTTCTATTTCATCCGCCAATTCGTCTTCAATCTCAAATAACGGAACATTTCCAGGTTGAAAAATAGGCAGCTCTTCCAAAGAAAACTGAGATTGTGCTTTGATGAAAAAGTCTTCTGTAAATACACAAAAACTTCCTGACTGATCGGGATCTTCGGGAACCCAATGGTAGGGAACTTTCGGAGTGGCAAACAATAAAGCATTTTTCTTTATGGCAATAATTTTGTCAGCATATTCAGCTCTGTTTCGTCCTCTGATCAGACTGATTTTATAGTATTTTCGTCTGTTATAGGGCATTTCTGATATTGTTCTTGCCCTTTCTATGGTTTGCCTGATATCGAATACATTAAAGTGACCAATATCTTTATGAAGCCCTTTTGGAAAAATACTTTCAAGATCTTTTCCCAGTTTGGCTGTCATTTCTTTATAAAAATCTTCAAGGGATGCATGAGTTATCTTTTCCATAACTGACCGTTTGTAAAATTCAAATATACAAAGTTAAGAGGATTTGAAAATATAAAAAAATACCTTACTTTTTTCTACATCAAGTGATATACATTTATTTATTTTTCTTACCTTAGTTCATAACTAACATACTAAAAATCAAAACAATGAAAAATCAAGATTTACCGAAAGGAAAAAAACTGAACAAAAAACAATTAAGAAGTATCACAGGCGGATTAATGGACTGTATTGATCCGATGACCGGAGGATGCAGAAAAATATCGCTGGGCTGTGCCCAATTACAGTGCAGACCGATTATAGATCCTTTATAAACATCGAAATAACAACCGTTCATTCAATGAGCGGTTTTTTTGTATTGCTTTTTACCGTTTAGTACCTCAAGTTTATATTTTTTCTTACAGCAGTGATTTATGTTGATATTTTTTATATCTTAGTTTTTAACTAACTCAATAAAAATCAAGACAATGAGAAACCTACTTTTACAAAGCGGAAAAAAACTAAGTAAAAAACAACTAAAAACTATTGCAGGAGGTTTACTGAACTGCGTAGAGCCCGTTCTTTGTCCGGTTCAGCCATGCGAACCTTC includes:
- a CDS encoding methionine aminotransferase; translated protein: MIQLPLSKLSNVGTTIFSQMTQLANENEAINLSQGFPDFMPDSELLDHVEHFIKKGFNQYAPLGGMMPLKEEIARKIENSHQAVYHPDSEITVTAGGTQAIFTAIATFVKKEDEVIIFEPAYDCYEPTVELFGGIVKRFEMKAPDYEIDWNTVKGLVSDKTKMIIINNPNNPSGKILKENDLQELVNIVKDTSILILSDEVYENIVFDGKQHLSICQYPELKERSLLVASFGKLFHVTGWKTGYCAAPKNLTDEFRKVHQFNVFCVNTPVQLALAEYMKNDEHYTHLNAFFQEKRDFLRKGLAGTSFGLLDCEGTYFQALTYDKISDKNDFDFASELTINHKVASVPFSSFYKNKRNDHVIRLCFAKKQETLERAIENLSRL
- the cls gene encoding cardiolipin synthase — its product is MIKEFFSQFPYLLLGLEALYLVGIIFLAGKIIMDTRNTSKTLAYLMLIIFLPVVGIIIYFVFGVNYRKNKFYTFKIERNEQVYQAVSTYIRETHHKTLEKHKEEINTFLTTVNFLYNAGHSPLSQGNQAEVLINGERKFEKVFEVLAGAVHHIHLEYYIYDNDEIGNKLADLLIKKAEQGVIVRFLYDDMGSGKIGKKLLKRLKEGGVEVSPVNKITFRLLANRVNYRDHRKIIIVDGSEVFTGGINVSDKYINPNPKQYWRDVHLYIKGEAAFYFQFLFFSNWIFATEKVPEISPLYFAHQSEEEGSSLIQTAASGPDTKPSIMLSTTSAVLSAKKRIYIVTPYFIPVETVLNAIKQAAVSGVDVRLMVPKSGDSVIVNAAAYSYYEELLESNVRVFFYKKGFLHAKTMIIDDCVSSVGTANMDVRSQELNFEVNALVFDEKINKTLQNLFIEDMNDCEEILLESWRKRPKYKIFFEHLARLLSPLI
- a CDS encoding SDR family NAD(P)-dependent oxidoreductase; translated protein: MNTKTKIALVTGGSRGLGKNAALKIAQKGLDVIITYKNSREEAESVVNEIKSIGRNAIAFQLDTRDIKSFDAFVKNVTDHLENETESSNIDFLINNAGTALYSPIRETTEEQFDDMVNVHFKGVFFLTQKMIPFMNDGGGIINISSGLARFALPGSSVYGSMKAGVEMLTKYMAKELGPRKIKANVIAPGAIETDFGGGRTRDDENINSMISGITALGRAGLPDDIGGVVAFLCTEDAGWINGQRIEASGGMFL
- a CDS encoding helix-turn-helix domain-containing protein, giving the protein MEKITHASLEDFYKEMTAKLGKDLESIFPKGLHKDIGHFNVFDIRQTIERARTISEMPYNRRKYYKISLIRGRNRAEYADKIIAIKKNALLFATPKVPYHWVPEDPDQSGSFCVFTEDFFIKAQSQFSLEELPIFQPGNVPLFEIEDELADEIETLFTKIKKEIASDYVFKYDLIRNYVLELIHYGQKLQPAAKLSTSNDASLRVVSLFIELLERQFPIESSDQRLQLKTAKDYADRLAVHVNYLNKKLKESTGKTTTEFIADRMVQEAKILLRQTKWNVSEVSYALGFEEIAHFSNFFKRKTSFTPMEFRS
- a CDS encoding bacteriocin is translated as MKNQDLPKGKKLNKKQLRSITGGLMDCIDPMTGGCRKISLGCAQLQCRPIIDPL